The DNA region CAGTTGTAGGCCTCAATTCATACCTCCAACTAGTGCACAAACAAACCCCTCTCGCCGATCCCCAAACCCATGCCCATCTTAGACCTTCAAAGAGTGGAGATGATTAGATATTTAGGAAAGTAAGAAATTAGATCTAATTCATCTTTCTATTGTTTTctaattattctattttttatttacataattttttagattttaaagaatggttttaattttaaaaaataagaataagtGTTTAATTCACATGGTATAACTAAAATAACATGTCATTATTCCATTGGACTGGTTAACTTACATGACAATCTTGGATCACACATCAAGGCACGAAGCAAGGATAAAAGTGTACAACTtacatttattctttattttttttaagggtacaGCTGCTATGATGCTCTCAATAGTCAATTCAAGTACCTTCTTGACAAAAGTTTGTTATAATTTTGTACTTATGATGAACAGAAAATAAGTAGGTTGAATGCTCTAGGCTTCAATGGGCTAGTGATTGCTTAGAAggcctggaaaaaaaaaaaaataaataaatcaaaggtgaccggggtgaaCCAGCCGAGAACCCTCTGATtcttaagttagttttctctctagaactcaAAAATTCCAACTTTAGGAGTAGTGGAAACTTACCTTCACTTGATATAGATGAGTCCTTTTATAGTGAGTTTTGAAGTGGTTATttgtttagtaacttcctcAACATTTATGGAAGTTAGAAGGTTTAGACTTAATTTCTACAACTactatagaagttagaaggttTAGACTTAACTTCTACAGCTGCTATCAGAAGTTAAGAACATAAATTGTTAGAGCAATGAATAAGGATTTTGCTCATACTTCAGAATAGTAGAATATGGTCCGGATTATAAGTTTTTGAACATAAATTTACCCTAAGAATTTCTAAGTGTTGGAATGTTTCAGGTGCTTCTATGTTGGACGACCTTCTTACACTTAGATGACCTTCTCGGATTGGAACAACCTTTCTAGGCTTGGACAACCCTATGGACCAATAGGAGATAGTCCAATTTTTGGTCTACCATCATGTACTAATCATACAGCTATTGaaatacaagtaaaaaaaaaaaaaaatcttaaaaaaaaaattgttatttatatttattttttacattatttttaaattattattaataacttgtcatttaagctttattatgaaaatattgtatcataactttattataattatatgtgattatgccgaaaatcgtcagtaagccacACAGTCCTCACGTGCTCCCGATGaagaacctgcacaacacaaaagctgaagaTCTTAAGAGGAGTACCGGTGTGATACCGACCAAATACCTTCcaacggtcaagttagagaaaatattttgttcacaactctagagtgccagaactgagatgaattatgcgtaccttggtttatGAGGGCTTttgggtatttatagtagtgtagggccgAAATCTGCACCTTGGCCAAGAAGTACTtcccttctaggagagtaactcgTGTATTTTGTGTATCTCTTAGAcctcttttccttataggagtctttttaATTGGGATTAATCGTGTAATGCAAGAATTCTTTTTACACACGTATGCGTGAGAACCAGCAATGTTATGGACGGATTCGCTTGTCTTCTTCAGCCTTCGTTCCCGTCAGCCTGCTGAGTCGTCCTTTTCATAAGGTCGTCAGCATATATCATTGATCCCAGTAAGGTCGTCGGCTTACGACCTTCAGTTTGATGTCGTCACTTCTCTCACTTCAGCCTAGTGTCGTCAGCATATGAGATGGGGCTATAGATGTTTACAAGAAGGGGTTTAATGGGCAAAATTGACGGGAACGTTATATCCGTCGCCTTTCATTCCGTCACgagttaattataaaattatcctCATCAATATGCAATctctttaaaactttttttcattttcttatgcgtattaaaatatttagcattctttaaaaaaaaattatatatagtttataattttatttatttgttttttattcggAGAAAAATGGAATCAGAAATTTATTAACCACGAGATAAAGCAGACTTCTCTGAAGCCACAGCCTCATTTCCAAGCTACCTGTGGGGCTCAAAAGTCATAAGCAGCCCACCACACATCAGTATTCTCTCTGCTTTGGGGAATTGGACTTTGACACACTAAAAAAACAACCCAGAACACGCACCAACGGACCAAACCCTACCCTACCCCTCCTGTCCCTGACAAGTCTAGATGCACCGAACCTCTATCATCCTCCtccaccacacaaaaaaaaattcaattcaaaatttgctTTGCTTTTCTGCCACACAACTCCACGTCCTCAATCAAAGATTTCCTAACACCAATTCGCATCCCCACGTAGGACAACCCACGTGAAGAAATTGCCACATCACCCCATCCCAATTATAGCTTCTTCTATTCCCATACcacctttctttttaattactttttatcatATCGTTTTCCTGTCACTTTGTTATGGTTGCAGTTGCCCCACATCACCAGACCTAGTGCACCTTTCCCTGCCCATACATCTTTTCGGGACCTATATATTATACCATGTATATTCCCAAtatcttttttgagaaaaagaaataatgttattactcactaattaaattgaacaaaaataaataatagataaaattaAAGTACTGTATTTTAGGTgcagtttttaaaatttttattttaatattcagttatgtgattttttttaaaattattatttgctaATTAAattggacaaaaaaataatacataaaatttaaatacattattttaggtgtaattttttaaatttttctttaatattcagtaatatgattatttctttttggagaaaaaaaataatattatactcTAATTAAATAGGACAAAAATAATAGACAAAATTTAAGTATAATGTTTTGAATATTATtccttaaatattttatttaatattcaggtatgtgattatttaattaaaatatatatatttgttttattgtaaaaattaacttaaaaaaaaaaaaagtaaaaaacaaaagaggacCTACCTACCTAAGAAACAGCATTACTTAAGTCTgactcaaaaataaattaaaaaaaaaaaaaggaaatatatcTACACCGAAAGAGGCGTGGATAAACGTAGAAGGTGGGACCTCTATTGATTTTCACGATGCATATAAAATCACAATCAGAGCCCAGGTGAACGTCACGTGGCTTGTGACCCATTTGTGGATGGGAAACATCCACGTAGGATATATCAGAATCTCAAACCCCAACAGTAAGGCTGACACGTCATCGCGTAATCCCAGGGAAAAAAATATCTCGTAGTGAGAGAAAGGCGAAGAGACTAGGcgatctatctatctatctaactaaccaaaaaataataataataaaaaagagtacaGTAAAGTATTTTTAAGTCCTTTGAACACGCAAAGCTCTCTCCACCATGACTGCGCGACACGTGTCATTAATGCGGCTCGTATTTTGTGGTGGTCTTTGGAATTGCACGGTACTCAGTAGCCCAAAAAGCTATCATCCACTACGCATCGTCTCACAGTTTCCAAATTAAAACTCCCCAATAGTTCGTTGCCACGACAGCTTATAATGACATGTCTGTTTACTATTGGGTGGAAGATGATAGATATTAATTCCTTTTGCGCAGGGAATTAAAGTTGAGTCATTTTGAAGAAGCAACAACTTGGGGGTGAGGGGAGGGGGAACTGGTACAGATATTTAGTTGCTCGCCACAATAATGAAATGACTAAAGTACCCCTCAGTCTTAACCCAATTTAGTGGAGAAAATCGCGTAATTAATCTCTAGAAACAAGGGCAGTTTCCATAAATCTCTACAACTTGCACtttcccttctttctttctttctttctttctctattatttcTTGCTCTGCTacgagagaaagagagagagagagagagagagagagaaagaaatggcGAAGGGTTGCGAGCTGTGTAGGAAAGCGGCGAGGATGTACTGTGAGTCAGACGAGGCGAGCTTATGCTGGGACTGCGATGAGAAAGTTCACGGTGCCAACTTTCTTGTGGCGAGGCACGAGAGGACCTTGCTTTGCCAAGTCTGTCAGTCTTTGACTCCATGGAAATCCTCCGGTTCTAAGCTCTGTCCTACAGCTTCTGTGTGTGAAGCCTGcgttaacaacaacaacaacagcaacgaATGCCAGCGTGGCCAGGTCACTGAGAGTCAAGAAAGTATCAACGAtcatgatgaggatgaggatgatgatgatgatgattgtgATTCTAATGATGAGGATGGAGATTATAGTTCTGATGAGGATGAGGAATatgaagaggaggaggaggaagaggagggCGAGAATCAGGTGGTTCCGTGGTCCTGTGCTTCATCGCCGCCACCGCTACCACCGCCGCCGAGTTCCACGAGTAgcgaggaggaggaggaggagaaagagGAGTTGTCGAGTACGGCTTTTTCGACATTGAAGCGAGCGCGTGTGAATGCAGATCTCGATTCtgatgtatgtgtttttttcttttctctaatttgtgtctctattatttttagaatttggtTCGTTACATTTCGCAACGAAACCgttagaaaattttcattccaggattttaggtttttttttttcggttgcGTTTCTGTTATCTTTTCCTAGaatttcttggcaaccaaacagatATTTGTTAGGTTTTTACTTGGGAGTCCAAAAATTCAAGGCTGTGAAATTTGGTTTGTGCAGGATGAGATCGGGTGCTGTACATCTCTAAGGGCCACTGGAGCTTTAGCCAATGA from Castanea sativa cultivar Marrone di Chiusa Pesio chromosome 6, ASM4071231v1 includes:
- the LOC142640687 gene encoding uncharacterized protein LOC142640687, with product MAKGCELCRKAARMYCESDEASLCWDCDEKVHGANFLVARHERTLLCQVCQSLTPWKSSGSKLCPTASVCEACVNNNNNSNECQRGQVTESQESINDHDEDEDDDDDDCDSNDEDGDYSSDEDEEYEEEEEEEEGENQVVPWSCASSPPPLPPPPSSTSSEEEEEEKEELSSTAFSTLKRARVNADLDSDDEIGCCTSLRATGALANEEASSLGSLRARKQRKITTEANQSEKGQEEPRSTAIINSLKRLQNDIAIDGQDAAATVLKLSRDQSR